From Candidatus Bathyarchaeota archaeon, one genomic window encodes:
- a CDS encoding tyrosine-type recombinase/integrase: MESLKMKRGSTGRKGYWASHQYSRRAVVDLNGKEFCGWGALAKMCEAAMDTSRYTWEQQFLCERDRALIAILFLTGARADEVVRLRKSMFTFDEAWIYGKMIPVVKSWRYVDSKKTRVEKQARGEKPRTKTLKKTREIVFPRREPLSEILIEWLDQVQDYLFPSKFHRHRKHLSPIRAYQIVCDLAERTGFDMWPHRLRSERASQLGSEYGYRTRDIMRFFAWESEKTARRYVHESIEDMKKRIPEISYNLSVKDWLLTT; encoded by the coding sequence ATGGAAAGTCTGAAAATGAAAAGAGGAAGCACTGGAAGAAAAGGATACTGGGCATCACATCAATACTCAAGACGCGCAGTGGTTGACCTAAATGGCAAAGAGTTCTGCGGTTGGGGAGCATTGGCTAAGATGTGCGAAGCTGCTATGGACACTTCACGGTACACTTGGGAGCAACAGTTTCTATGCGAAAGAGACAGAGCGTTAATCGCCATACTATTCTTGACGGGAGCTAGAGCCGACGAAGTTGTTAGGCTAAGGAAGTCTATGTTTACTTTCGACGAAGCATGGATATACGGGAAAATGATTCCAGTTGTCAAGTCGTGGCGATATGTGGATAGCAAGAAAACAAGAGTGGAAAAGCAAGCGCGTGGAGAAAAGCCTAGAACAAAGACCCTAAAGAAAACGCGCGAGATAGTTTTTCCCCGAAGAGAACCCTTAAGCGAAATATTGATAGAATGGCTAGATCAAGTGCAAGACTACCTATTCCCCTCAAAGTTTCACCGACACCGAAAACACCTAAGCCCGATACGCGCCTACCAAATAGTATGCGATTTAGCAGAGAGAACAGGCTTCGATATGTGGCCTCACCGACTAAGATCAGAACGCGCTAGTCAACTAGGAAGCGAATACGGATATAGAACAAGAGACATAATGCGGTTCTTCGCGTGGGAGTCTGAGAAAACAGCAAGACGCTACGTTCACGAAAGCATAGAAGACATGAAAAAAAGAATCCCCGAAATAAGCTACAACCTTTCAGTTAAGGATTGGCTACTGACTACCTAA
- the cdhB gene encoding CO dehydrogenase/acetyl-CoA synthase complex subunit epsilon, producing the protein MGVKAEPWQRAEIAGPKKALIILKPEVVVAMVHRAKRPILVVGHLAAEDYSDDVKMIDYVIRMSKTAGIPVVATAHVTIEFIKRGFQPAAWMSAMDIGNRIKDPEWKGLDGMGPYDLAMFMGLPYYMEFVILAGLKHFCTNLKTISLDRFYNPHATWSFPNLMVKDWNESFETIISKLGSQ; encoded by the coding sequence ATGGGTGTGAAGGCAGAACCGTGGCAGAGAGCTGAGATCGCGGGTCCCAAGAAAGCTCTTATCATCTTGAAGCCTGAGGTGGTGGTTGCAATGGTGCATAGAGCAAAGCGTCCCATCCTCGTCGTCGGACACCTGGCCGCTGAGGATTATTCAGATGATGTCAAAATGATTGATTACGTAATCCGCATGAGCAAGACTGCTGGAATCCCTGTGGTAGCCACAGCGCACGTGACAATCGAATTTATCAAGAGAGGCTTTCAACCCGCTGCTTGGATGTCTGCAATGGACATTGGTAATAGGATTAAGGACCCAGAATGGAAAGGGTTAGACGGAATGGGCCCGTATGACCTCGCAATGTTCATGGGGCTCCCCTACTACATGGAATTTGTAATATTAGCCGGGCTAAAACACTTTTGCACAAACCTTAAGACCATAAGTCTGGACAGATTTTATAATCCCCATGCAACTTGGTCATTTCCAAACCTTATGGTTAAAGATTGGAATGAAAGTTTTGAAACGATAATAAGTAAGTTAGGTAGTCAGTAG
- the cdhA gene encoding CO dehydrogenase/acetyl-CoA synthase complex subunit epsilon, translated as MAKKDLFLKAKELKTDVTVLKDVELSIGKILDKTWTEPVGPTPLPSITDLREWDFKLLERYKPFYLPFCDVCCLCTFGKCDLTGDKRGACGLDMAAQQSRMVLLACCIGAATHIAHARHLVKHLTEKFGRNCPIDVGGINIEVEAPVTRLVTGIRPKTLKDVEGALDYCEEQLTHLLSATHTGQEGSNLDFESKVLHAGMVDQVGMEIADMAQISAYGLPKGDPEAALTEIGWGVADVSKPVILVIGHNMPSAVGIIDYLKDKGMYNAVEVVGICCTAIDMTRYSPSMAKIIGPISWQLRFIRSGLPDLIVVDEQCIRADTLIEAQKIKTPVIASSSKSCLGLENRTDSPAEGIISDLVERKVPGVLILDPEKVGEVAVETVTAIAPKRKKFNIIPKREEIIKAAQECTQCNECMRACPNNQPIPEAMKAAAKGDLNPLAEILENCVGCARCDSACPNDFPLHSFMIKAGEKSLIEEKFKIRVGRGAIQDVEIRQVGGPIVLGEIPGIVALVGCANYPRGGKEVAEIAEEFAKRRFIVVTSGCAAMSIAMVKDEEGKTLYEKYPGSFEAGGILNVGSCVSNPHIAGAAIKIASIFAKRKLRANYEEIADYVLNRVGAVGVAWGAMSQKAASIASGFWRLGVPVIVGPHGSKYRRMLLGRKDKKEDWYVYDARTGDKVYGGPAPEHLFTAVETKEEAMVLIAKLVMRPNDTTKGRAIKLTHYIDLHRRLYGVMPDDIHLFVRNKADIPITMKEEVLKVLEEKGWKETRIPDPTLLPRLIRKRKGE; from the coding sequence TTGGCTAAAAAAGACTTGTTTTTGAAAGCAAAAGAATTGAAAACAGATGTTACTGTCTTGAAGGACGTTGAATTGTCCATTGGCAAGATTCTTGACAAAACTTGGACTGAGCCAGTTGGCCCAACTCCTTTACCATCTATAACCGACCTGCGGGAATGGGACTTCAAACTTCTCGAACGATACAAACCCTTCTATCTACCCTTCTGTGATGTCTGCTGCCTTTGCACCTTCGGAAAATGCGACCTTACCGGAGACAAGCGAGGCGCTTGTGGGTTGGATATGGCAGCCCAGCAGTCTCGTATGGTTCTCCTTGCCTGCTGCATCGGAGCCGCCACTCATATTGCACATGCTAGGCACTTAGTTAAACACCTGACAGAGAAATTTGGTCGAAACTGCCCCATTGACGTTGGAGGGATTAACATCGAAGTGGAAGCTCCAGTAACCCGTCTGGTTACCGGTATCAGGCCTAAGACGCTCAAAGATGTAGAGGGCGCTCTTGACTATTGCGAGGAGCAGCTTACGCATCTTCTCTCGGCCACTCATACGGGACAGGAAGGAAGCAACCTAGACTTTGAGTCTAAAGTTCTTCACGCAGGAATGGTAGATCAAGTTGGCATGGAAATAGCAGATATGGCACAGATTTCAGCCTATGGTCTTCCAAAAGGAGACCCAGAAGCAGCCCTAACTGAGATAGGCTGGGGTGTAGCAGATGTCTCTAAACCTGTGATATTGGTCATTGGTCACAACATGCCATCCGCCGTAGGAATAATCGACTACCTAAAAGACAAGGGAATGTATAACGCCGTCGAAGTTGTAGGTATATGCTGCACAGCCATCGATATGACCAGGTACAGTCCCTCTATGGCTAAGATAATAGGCCCGATATCTTGGCAATTGCGTTTTATCAGGAGCGGATTACCCGATTTAATAGTAGTAGACGAGCAGTGTATCCGCGCGGACACTTTGATCGAGGCTCAAAAAATCAAGACACCAGTGATCGCCTCAAGCTCAAAAAGCTGTCTGGGACTTGAAAACAGAACAGACAGCCCCGCAGAGGGAATAATATCAGATCTGGTAGAGAGAAAAGTTCCTGGAGTGCTCATCCTAGACCCAGAGAAGGTTGGAGAAGTCGCGGTTGAAACTGTGACAGCCATTGCCCCAAAGCGAAAGAAATTCAACATTATCCCCAAGAGAGAAGAAATTATTAAAGCTGCTCAAGAATGCACACAATGCAACGAATGTATGCGAGCCTGCCCAAACAATCAACCAATCCCCGAGGCTATGAAAGCAGCAGCAAAGGGCGACCTTAACCCACTTGCTGAAATTCTCGAGAACTGTGTGGGCTGCGCCCGTTGCGATAGCGCTTGTCCCAACGACTTCCCCCTGCACAGCTTTATGATAAAGGCTGGAGAAAAATCGCTGATAGAAGAGAAGTTTAAGATACGGGTTGGACGGGGTGCAATTCAAGATGTGGAAATAAGGCAAGTCGGCGGACCCATAGTTCTTGGCGAGATTCCAGGAATAGTAGCTCTAGTAGGATGCGCCAACTACCCCCGCGGTGGAAAAGAGGTTGCAGAGATCGCTGAGGAGTTCGCTAAGCGTAGGTTTATCGTTGTCACCTCAGGGTGTGCAGCTATGTCCATAGCCATGGTAAAGGATGAAGAGGGAAAGACTCTTTACGAGAAATATCCGGGTAGCTTTGAGGCTGGTGGCATTCTCAACGTGGGTTCATGCGTTTCCAATCCCCACATAGCTGGGGCAGCCATCAAAATCGCAAGCATCTTCGCAAAGAGAAAACTGCGGGCTAACTACGAGGAGATCGCTGATTACGTCCTTAACCGGGTGGGGGCAGTGGGAGTCGCTTGGGGCGCCATGTCTCAGAAGGCTGCCTCAATAGCCTCAGGCTTCTGGAGGCTCGGCGTACCTGTAATCGTTGGGCCTCATGGATCTAAGTATCGTCGTATGCTCCTCGGGAGAAAAGACAAGAAGGAAGATTGGTATGTATATGACGCCAGAACCGGCGATAAAGTTTACGGGGGTCCAGCTCCTGAGCATCTCTTTACTGCGGTTGAAACCAAAGAGGAGGCCATGGTGTTGATAGCCAAGCTTGTTATGAGACCCAACGATACTACTAAGGGTCGCGCCATAAAATTAACCCACTACATCGACCTGCACAGGCGTCTTTACGGCGTTATGCCTGACGACATACACCTCTTCGTCCGAAACAAAGCTGACATACCTATCACCATGAAAGAGGAGGTTCTCAAGGTTCTGGAGGAAAAGGGATGGAAGGAGACGAGAATTCCTGACCCAACGTTGCTACCTAGACTCATCAGAAAGAGGAAAGGTGAATGA
- a CDS encoding AAA family ATPase, translating to MKTIVSMGRGGSGKTTFVSLMTKYFIEIGEIPLLLVDVDPDQNLGEMVGIDLKEEGKKTISELLLETFKEKGGTTVGVPPSERIESTIWEKGLYEGDSFDLIAVGTKFMEGCYCLPDAALKKALERLTKTYRYVLVDSPAGLEHLNRRITSQVDVIFDIIDPSQKSFNHIERAYRVAKEVKIDFKNFYVIAGYRVPEKLEEEVKKRIKLKYLGKIAYDKDVEDYVFSGKPLLELSSSSLAYISVKKFMAEAGY from the coding sequence ATGAAAACAATTGTCTCTATGGGTAGAGGGGGAAGCGGAAAAACAACTTTTGTCTCTCTCATGACCAAATACTTCATTGAAATCGGCGAAATTCCCCTCCTTCTTGTAGATGTAGATCCTGATCAAAACTTGGGAGAAATGGTTGGAATAGACCTTAAAGAAGAGGGGAAGAAGACAATATCTGAGTTATTGCTTGAAACTTTTAAGGAGAAAGGAGGCACCACAGTCGGAGTACCTCCTTCAGAAAGAATAGAAAGTACGATCTGGGAAAAGGGACTATATGAAGGAGACTCTTTTGATCTGATCGCTGTTGGTACAAAATTTATGGAAGGCTGTTACTGTTTACCAGACGCTGCGTTGAAAAAAGCCTTGGAAAGGTTAACGAAGACCTACAGATACGTTCTCGTTGATTCTCCAGCTGGACTAGAGCACCTAAACAGAAGAATAACTTCTCAGGTAGACGTCATATTTGACATAATAGATCCTTCCCAGAAATCCTTCAACCACATTGAGAGAGCATACAGAGTCGCCAAAGAGGTTAAGATCGATTTCAAAAATTTCTACGTTATCGCGGGCTATCGAGTTCCAGAGAAACTAGAAGAAGAAGTTAAAAAAAGAATAAAACTGAAATATCTGGGGAAAATCGCCTACGACAAAGACGTCGAAGACTATGTTTTCTCTGGAAAACCTTTACTTGAACTTTCTTCCTCATCCCTTGCATACATTTCAGTGAAAAAGTTCATGGCAGAAGCAGGTTACTAA
- a CDS encoding P-loop NTPase, with protein sequence MKIAVSGKGGVGKTLIAGALACSFASKGLKTIAIDADPSPNLALTLGLPLKKARDLVPISENKELVESKTNTGVSGVYRLSFTVDDIVRDFSVQTPCDVNLIVMGTVRSMGSGCTCAANAVIRALLRHLVVERDEVVLLDMEAGVEHLGRGTAKHVDTMLIVTDSSIKSLETAKHIHRLAKEAGIKQVFLIGNKVASEPQKDAIKKFAENNSLNMLDFVPFDEQVIKAEMQGETPLKYEDSSAVRTIENLGARIIQIRR encoded by the coding sequence GTGAAAATAGCGGTTTCTGGGAAGGGCGGAGTGGGCAAAACCTTAATTGCAGGAGCCCTTGCCTGTTCTTTCGCCAGCAAAGGATTAAAAACAATTGCCATTGATGCTGATCCTTCTCCGAATCTTGCCCTAACCTTGGGTCTACCGCTAAAGAAAGCACGAGATTTAGTGCCGATATCAGAAAACAAAGAGCTAGTTGAATCAAAAACAAACACTGGGGTCTCAGGCGTCTATCGCCTTTCTTTCACTGTAGACGACATTGTTCGTGACTTTTCTGTTCAAACTCCTTGTGATGTGAATTTGATAGTGATGGGAACAGTACGATCGATGGGTTCGGGGTGCACTTGCGCTGCGAATGCTGTTATTCGTGCTTTGCTTCGCCATTTGGTAGTGGAGCGGGACGAGGTGGTGCTTCTCGATATGGAAGCAGGTGTCGAGCATTTGGGTCGAGGAACCGCGAAGCATGTCGACACTATGTTGATCGTTACAGACTCTAGCATAAAATCTTTGGAAACTGCTAAGCACATCCATAGACTAGCCAAGGAAGCAGGCATTAAACAGGTTTTTCTAATAGGGAATAAGGTGGCAAGCGAACCGCAGAAGGACGCGATTAAGAAATTCGCTGAAAACAACAGCTTGAACATGCTGGATTTCGTGCCTTTCGACGAACAAGTCATAAAGGCGGAGATGCAAGGAGAGACGCCGCTTAAATATGAAGATTCTTCTGCAGTACGAACTATTGAAAATTTGGGTGCGAGAATCATCCAGATCAGACGGTAG
- a CDS encoding site-specific integrase, with translation MKKNGYADTTIRVNTTVLKVLWQRGADVLNPESVKETIAEQEWSNARRHNAIAAYTLFLKMHDQTWKPPICKVTRKLPFIPKGEEIDALIAGCGKKTATFLQILKETAMRKGEANRLEWSDIDFERQTITLNKPEKGGNPRIFKVSSKLLGMLNTLQRKDQKVFGPSAANKRSSFYLARKRLAKKLQNPRLLKISFHTLRHWKATMLYHDTKDILYVKEFLGHRNIETTLLYVQLTEAIFKETRDAFTVKVAKTSKEIQELLEVGFEYICEKEDLLYFKKRK, from the coding sequence ATGAAAAAGAATGGGTACGCAGACACAACAATCAGAGTAAACACAACCGTTCTCAAAGTGCTTTGGCAAAGAGGCGCAGATGTCCTGAACCCTGAAAGCGTAAAAGAAACAATAGCGGAACAGGAATGGAGCAACGCGAGAAGACACAACGCCATTGCTGCTTATACTTTGTTCTTGAAAATGCACGACCAAACCTGGAAGCCACCAATATGTAAGGTGACACGCAAGTTGCCTTTCATCCCAAAAGGAGAAGAAATCGATGCTTTAATCGCTGGTTGCGGCAAGAAGACAGCAACGTTTCTTCAAATCTTGAAGGAAACAGCTATGAGAAAAGGCGAAGCTAACAGACTTGAATGGAGCGACATCGACTTTGAACGCCAAACCATAACATTGAACAAACCAGAGAAAGGCGGCAACCCAAGAATCTTCAAAGTCAGCAGCAAACTGTTAGGCATGCTTAACACTCTGCAAAGAAAAGATCAGAAAGTCTTTGGACCATCAGCAGCTAATAAGCGATCATCATTTTACCTGGCTAGGAAAAGATTGGCAAAAAAACTTCAGAATCCTAGATTGCTGAAAATAAGCTTTCACACACTCCGCCATTGGAAAGCAACAATGCTCTACCATGACACTAAAGATATTCTCTACGTCAAAGAGTTTCTAGGACACCGAAACATCGAAACAACGCTCCTCTACGTTCAGCTCACGGAAGCAATCTTCAAAGAAACCCGTGATGCTTTCACTGTGAAAGTAGCTAAGACCTCGAAGGAAATTCAGGAATTGCTGGAGGTAGGCTTCGAATATATCTGCGAAAAGGAAGATCTGCTCTACTTCAAGAAACGTAAATAA
- a CDS encoding FeoB-associated Cys-rich membrane protein: protein MSFNDLSPSYVIGNVIGYILIAVAIFYVARWLYRKKKRG, encoded by the coding sequence TTGAGCTTTAACGACCTATCGCCCAGCTACGTCATCGGCAATGTTATAGGGTACATACTAATTGCAGTAGCTATATTTTATGTGGCTCGTTGGCTCTACCGCAAAAAAAAGAGGGGTTAG